Proteins encoded together in one Halothermothrix orenii H 168 window:
- a CDS encoding ISLre2-like element ISHor2 family transposase yields MVNILLQNITDINTLEKAALELARQIMEKVIEKLEEELFKNKDKNLEVVRFLERTISTKVGNIKLRRRLYKDQKTGKSVILLDKKLGLKKKKRVSGEYLKLLVILASKMSYRQVEEVLAEAGFPHLSHTNIFNEVRDFGKRESERLKHEKEEVFTGGKILKGEEKEIPLLFIEADGIMVGSQEEGGKKLEIKLGLIHEGWEYTSPAKKRKRLKEPQIVAGVYGKADDFYEELIHQISKKYNLENTLVVLNGDGASWIQKTSKEYFENIIVQLDRYHIKRDIGLYFGREVADDLCRVLAEGRKQVFLDTLESLICMGETAENREKRRKIIKHFKKYEEHLLDYRYRIPTELRNKELHGMGAAEGYVDKNVARRMKNQGMNWSKKGAEAMARILMLKHNKELKERLGDQYYTIKNPVRKIKYMFKKVDRDWSKWLQAKIPAINGPDSGKDWVKAIRGLATI; encoded by the coding sequence ATGGTAAATATTTTACTACAAAACATAACAGATATCAATACCTTGGAGAAGGCAGCACTGGAACTTGCAAGGCAGATAATGGAGAAGGTAATAGAAAAGCTTGAAGAAGAGCTATTTAAAAATAAAGATAAAAATTTAGAAGTAGTAAGATTTTTAGAAAGAACGATATCGACTAAAGTTGGAAACATCAAGCTTAGAAGGCGACTATATAAAGACCAAAAAACAGGAAAAAGCGTCATTTTACTGGACAAAAAACTGGGGTTAAAAAAGAAAAAAAGAGTAAGTGGAGAATACCTAAAACTGCTGGTAATACTGGCAAGTAAGATGAGCTACAGGCAAGTGGAGGAAGTACTGGCTGAAGCCGGTTTTCCCCATTTAAGCCATACAAATATCTTTAATGAAGTCAGGGATTTTGGAAAAAGGGAGTCAGAGAGACTCAAACATGAAAAAGAGGAAGTATTCACTGGAGGTAAGATTTTAAAAGGAGAGGAAAAAGAAATACCACTACTATTCATTGAAGCTGACGGGATAATGGTTGGTAGTCAGGAAGAAGGAGGAAAGAAGCTGGAAATCAAACTGGGATTAATCCATGAGGGCTGGGAATACACTAGTCCAGCAAAAAAACGGAAGAGATTGAAGGAGCCACAAATAGTAGCAGGAGTCTATGGAAAAGCAGATGACTTTTATGAAGAATTAATCCATCAAATAAGCAAAAAATATAATCTTGAAAACACTTTAGTAGTATTAAACGGGGACGGTGCCAGCTGGATACAAAAGACCAGTAAGGAATACTTTGAAAATATAATAGTACAACTGGATAGGTATCATATAAAAAGAGATATAGGATTATACTTTGGAAGAGAAGTTGCAGATGATTTATGCAGGGTATTAGCAGAAGGAAGAAAGCAGGTATTTCTGGACACATTGGAATCGTTAATATGTATGGGAGAAACAGCTGAAAACCGAGAAAAGAGGAGGAAAATAATAAAGCATTTTAAAAAGTATGAAGAGCACTTATTAGATTACAGATATCGAATACCAACAGAATTAAGGAATAAAGAATTACATGGGATGGGAGCAGCTGAGGGCTATGTGGATAAGAATGTGGCTCGCAGGATGAAGAACCAGGGAATGAATTGGAGCAAAAAAGGTGCTGAGGCAATGGCTAGAATTTTAATGTTAAAACATAACAAGGAATTAAAAGAAAGACTTGGAGATCAGTATTACACAATAAAAAACCCGGTAAGGAAAATAAAATATATGTTTAAGAAAGTGGACAGGGATTGGAGTAAGTGGTTACAGGCAAAAATACCTGCAATAAATGGTCCAGATAGCGGTAAAGATTGGGTAAAAGCAATAAGAGGACTGGCAACTATTTAG
- a CDS encoding RrF2 family transcriptional regulator, whose amino-acid sequence MKISTRGRYGLRAMVDLAIHQDSGAIPLREIAERQQISEQYLEQLFANLRKAGLVKSVRGAHGGYLLNRDADEITAGDVLRTLEGPIAPTDCVLDNDEDVCSLIDKCVTHELWVKLQKQVSEILDSVTLRDLQERAKELIRNKNKGLMYHI is encoded by the coding sequence ATGAAAATATCCACCAGGGGTAGATATGGACTAAGAGCAATGGTTGACCTTGCCATCCACCAGGATTCGGGTGCAATTCCCTTAAGGGAAATTGCGGAGAGACAACAGATATCTGAGCAGTATCTGGAACAACTTTTCGCCAATTTACGTAAAGCAGGGCTTGTTAAGAGTGTGAGAGGGGCCCATGGCGGTTATTTGTTAAATCGTGATGCTGATGAAATTACTGCTGGAGATGTACTTCGAACCCTCGAGGGTCCTATTGCACCGACCGACTGTGTTCTCGATAATGACGAAGATGTCTGTAGTTTAATAGATAAATGTGTTACCCATGAATTGTGGGTAAAATTACAGAAACAGGTAAGTGAAATCCTTGACTCGGTTACTTTAAGAGACTTACAGGAAAGGGCAAAAGAACTAATACGTAATAAAAATAAAGGTTTGATGTATCATATCTGA
- the nifS gene encoding cysteine desulfurase NifS: MKNIYLDNAATTPVAPEVIKVMEPYFNIYYGNPSSVHTPGQDAARAVSEAREKVAELIGARDEREIIFTSGGTEADNLAIKGVAMSLQDRGKHIITSSVEHHAVLHTCEYLEKYLGFDVTYLPVDEKGFVDPSKVEEAIREDTILISIMLANNEIGTIQPVKEIAKIANEHDIYFHTDAVQAIGQIPVDVEKLGVDLLSLSGHKFNGPKGVGALYIRKGVKLAPQMSGGAQERRRRAGTENVPGIVGLGKAAEMAAHNLEEKRLKLKKLRDKLINGIENEIDEVYLNGPRGEDRLPNNVNFCFRYIEGESILLNLDMMGIAGSSGSACTSGSLDPSHVLLAIGRPHEIAHGSLRLTLGYNNTEEEVDYVLEVLPGIIKKLRAMSPLFDSASE; this comes from the coding sequence ATGAAGAATATCTATTTAGATAATGCTGCAACCACACCGGTTGCACCTGAAGTTATTAAAGTTATGGAACCCTATTTTAATATATACTACGGAAATCCCTCAAGTGTCCACACCCCTGGGCAGGATGCTGCCAGAGCTGTAAGTGAAGCCCGGGAGAAAGTTGCAGAATTAATTGGAGCAAGAGATGAAAGGGAGATAATTTTTACCAGTGGTGGTACTGAAGCCGATAACCTGGCCATAAAAGGAGTGGCTATGTCTTTACAGGACAGGGGTAAACACATTATAACCTCAAGTGTCGAACACCATGCCGTTCTTCATACCTGTGAATATCTGGAGAAATACCTTGGTTTTGATGTAACCTATTTACCTGTTGATGAAAAAGGGTTTGTAGACCCTTCTAAGGTGGAAGAGGCTATAAGAGAAGATACGATTTTGATATCAATTATGTTGGCGAACAATGAGATTGGGACCATTCAGCCAGTTAAAGAGATCGCTAAAATAGCCAATGAACATGATATTTATTTCCATACTGATGCTGTTCAGGCTATCGGTCAGATACCGGTAGATGTAGAAAAACTGGGAGTTGATTTATTATCTCTATCCGGTCATAAGTTTAATGGTCCTAAAGGGGTAGGAGCCCTGTATATAAGAAAGGGTGTTAAATTAGCACCCCAGATGTCCGGGGGTGCTCAGGAAAGGAGAAGGAGAGCTGGAACGGAGAATGTTCCCGGCATTGTTGGTCTGGGTAAAGCTGCTGAAATGGCTGCACATAACCTGGAAGAAAAACGTCTTAAGCTGAAAAAACTTCGTGATAAATTAATAAACGGCATTGAAAATGAAATTGATGAAGTATATTTAAATGGTCCCCGGGGGGAAGATAGGCTTCCCAATAATGTTAATTTCTGTTTTAGGTATATTGAAGGGGAATCGATTCTATTAAATCTCGATATGATGGGGATTGCGGGATCAAGTGGTTCTGCCTGTACTTCAGGTTCTCTGGATCCTTCCCATGTTTTACTGGCTATAGGTAGGCCTCATGAGATTGCCCATGGCTCTTTAAGATTAACCCTGGGATATAACAATACCGAAGAAGAAGTTGATTATGTTCTTGAAGTATTACCGGGGATTATAAAAAAATTAAGGGCTATGTCTCCATTGTTTGATTCAGCTTCTGAGTAA
- the nifU gene encoding Fe-S cluster assembly scaffold protein NifU, whose protein sequence is MYSEKVMEHFNNPRNVGEIKDADAVGEVGNPVCGDIIKLYLKIKDDTIEDIKFKTFGCGAAVATSSMVTELVKGKKIDEALKVSKETVAEALDGLPSNKMHCSNLAADALHKAIKSYNKKDNSDNSGKENDTLDKATS, encoded by the coding sequence ATGTATTCTGAAAAAGTAATGGAACACTTCAATAATCCCAGAAATGTCGGTGAGATAAAGGATGCAGATGCGGTAGGAGAAGTAGGTAATCCTGTTTGTGGGGATATAATAAAACTATATTTAAAGATTAAAGATGATACGATAGAAGATATTAAGTTTAAAACATTTGGTTGTGGTGCAGCTGTGGCGACCAGTAGTATGGTTACTGAACTGGTAAAAGGAAAAAAAATTGATGAGGCATTAAAGGTCAGTAAAGAGACAGTAGCTGAGGCCCTGGATGGTTTGCCATCCAACAAAATGCATTGCTCTAACCTGGCTGCTGATGCTTTGCATAAAGCTATTAAAAGTTATAATAAGAAGGATAACAGTGATAATTCAGGCAAGGAAAATGATACTCTAGATAAGGCAACCAGTTAG
- the mnmA gene encoding tRNA 2-thiouridine(34) synthase MnmA: protein MDRVLVAMSGGVDSSVTAALLKEQGYEVIGGTMEIFPDYEQPPLDEGGCCSLSSIEDARRVAHHIGIRHYTFNLKKVFEEEVINNFVNEYKNARTPNPCVVCNNEIKFRSLLKKALELDADYIATGHYAIVEHNVNGKHLLKKAKDVDKDQTYMLYGLTQFQLSHTLMPLGNYTKQEVRQMAKDFGFRIHNKPESQEICFVPDNNYTRFLDENYPGLGKPGPVMDTDGNILGKHKGLHHYTIGQRRGLGISLGYPVYVVKLDREKNAVIIGPEEEVYSKSLIANKVNWISIDKLTEPIKVTARIRYNSPESHAKIYPVNDNEVKVVFDKKQRAVTPGQSVVFYDGKVVVGGGIIKENF from the coding sequence ATGGATAGGGTACTGGTAGCAATGAGTGGTGGAGTTGATAGTTCAGTAACAGCAGCATTATTAAAGGAACAGGGGTATGAAGTCATTGGTGGGACTATGGAAATTTTCCCTGACTATGAACAGCCGCCTCTGGATGAAGGAGGCTGCTGTTCTTTGTCTTCAATAGAGGATGCCAGAAGGGTAGCACATCATATAGGAATAAGACATTATACATTTAATTTAAAAAAAGTATTTGAAGAAGAGGTTATTAATAATTTTGTTAATGAATATAAAAATGCCCGGACCCCAAATCCATGTGTAGTCTGTAATAATGAAATTAAATTCAGGTCTTTATTAAAGAAGGCCCTTGAACTGGATGCTGATTACATAGCAACCGGTCATTATGCTATTGTAGAACACAATGTAAATGGAAAACACCTTTTAAAAAAGGCAAAAGATGTTGATAAGGACCAGACCTATATGTTATATGGTTTGACTCAATTCCAGTTATCCCATACCCTGATGCCACTTGGAAATTATACCAAACAGGAAGTAAGACAGATGGCCAAAGACTTTGGTTTTAGAATTCATAATAAACCAGAAAGTCAGGAAATCTGCTTTGTTCCAGATAATAATTATACCCGTTTTCTTGATGAAAACTATCCCGGGCTCGGCAAACCAGGTCCTGTTATGGATACTGATGGCAATATTCTGGGAAAACATAAGGGCCTCCATCATTATACTATCGGTCAACGTCGTGGACTTGGTATTTCCCTTGGTTATCCTGTTTATGTTGTTAAACTGGACCGGGAAAAGAATGCTGTTATTATTGGTCCTGAGGAAGAGGTATATAGCAAGAGTTTAATAGCTAATAAGGTAAACTGGATTTCTATTGATAAACTGACTGAACCCATTAAAGTTACGGCACGTATCAGGTATAATAGTCCTGAATCACATGCTAAAATTTATCCAGTAAATGATAATGAAGTTAAGGTGGTTTTTGATAAAAAACAGAGGGCTGTTACTCCAGGCCAGTCAGTTGTTTTTTATGATGGTAAGGTAGTTGTCGGGGGTGGAATAATTAAAGAAAATTTTTAA
- a CDS encoding sulfite exporter TauE/SafE family protein yields MLFKIIIILLAGTGAGFINTMAGGGSLLTLPALIFMGLPPAVANGTNRIAILLQNIVATLNFKQKGYFNLKISLMVAIPAVFGSFIGARIAINLPGKLFNKILALVMITMLILILWNPGRNVKKHKNSLLNNKITTIIVFFFIGIYGGFIQAGVGILIISTLTIMSGLSLVRINSIKVFVVGLYTLSSLIIFISTNNIDWLAGLLLACGNSLGAYLGSNLAIKKGDKPIKFILTIAVISMSIKLIIE; encoded by the coding sequence ATGCTATTCAAAATAATAATTATATTACTGGCTGGAACCGGAGCCGGTTTTATTAATACCATGGCCGGTGGTGGTTCCCTCCTGACTTTACCTGCTTTAATTTTTATGGGACTCCCCCCGGCTGTAGCCAATGGTACAAACAGAATTGCTATATTACTACAGAATATTGTGGCAACTTTAAACTTTAAACAAAAAGGTTATTTTAACCTCAAAATATCATTAATGGTAGCTATTCCGGCTGTCTTTGGATCATTTATAGGTGCCAGAATAGCAATAAATTTACCCGGAAAACTTTTTAATAAAATTCTGGCCCTGGTCATGATTACTATGTTAATTTTAATTCTCTGGAACCCTGGCCGAAATGTTAAGAAGCATAAAAATAGTTTATTGAATAATAAAATAACTACCATTATTGTATTTTTCTTTATAGGTATTTACGGGGGTTTTATTCAGGCTGGAGTCGGTATTCTAATAATCAGTACTTTAACAATTATGTCAGGTTTATCTCTGGTAAGGATTAATAGTATAAAGGTATTTGTTGTGGGGTTATATACTTTGTCATCTCTTATAATATTTATATCCACCAATAACATTGACTGGTTGGCCGGTTTGCTTCTGGCCTGTGGTAATTCCCTGGGAGCCTATCTGGGAAGTAACCTTGCCATAAAAAAAGGTGATAAACCAATTAAATTTATATTAACAATTGCTGTAATCTCAATGTCCATAAAATTAATAATTGAATAG
- a CDS encoding carboxymuconolactone decarboxylase family protein yields MDDLKMFREYREKMNEKILSEKNLNINRFFNLDTRVYKDGYLSSKTKEMLGLVSSMVLRCDDCIKYHLIRCKEEGVIREEFFEIFSVALIVGGSIVIPHLRRAVDFLEELEKKQEKEK; encoded by the coding sequence ATGGATGATTTGAAAATGTTTAGAGAATACCGGGAAAAAATGAATGAAAAAATATTATCTGAAAAAAATTTGAATATAAACCGTTTTTTTAACCTGGACACCAGGGTTTATAAAGATGGTTATCTCTCCAGCAAAACAAAGGAGATGCTGGGTCTTGTTTCTTCAATGGTATTAAGGTGTGATGATTGTATTAAATATCATCTAATTAGATGTAAAGAAGAAGGTGTTATTAGGGAAGAATTCTTTGAAATATTTAGTGTAGCCTTAATAGTCGGGGGTTCTATAGTTATACCTCATCTTCGTAGAGCTGTTGATTTTTTAGAAGAACTCGAAAAAAAACAGGAAAAAGAAAAGTAA
- a CDS encoding mechanosensitive ion channel family protein, with the protein MEWLDNFININSEYRNKLIYTVIIVTVIAIIRWGINKIISSKVDDVALKYRWRKVSNYLSFLSGIIFVLPLWLKGFQSLMTFLGLFSAGLAIALRDLLSNLVGWLFIIWKRPFTLGDRIQIGEYSGDVIDIRIFQFSLVEIGEWVQADQSTGRVLHIPNGKVLNTSVANYTAGFEYIWNEIPVLVTFESNWEKARQILLDIVSKYVEDTENIVRKKNLNRHQKNT; encoded by the coding sequence ATGGAGTGGTTAGATAACTTTATTAATATAAATTCAGAATACAGAAACAAATTAATTTATACAGTTATTATTGTTACTGTTATAGCAATTATAAGGTGGGGTATTAACAAAATAATTAGTTCAAAGGTTGATGATGTTGCTCTTAAATACAGATGGAGAAAGGTATCAAATTATTTATCTTTTTTATCAGGAATAATATTTGTGTTACCCCTCTGGTTAAAAGGGTTTCAATCCCTGATGACTTTTCTGGGACTGTTTTCAGCTGGTCTGGCTATTGCCCTCAGAGATTTGCTTTCTAATCTTGTAGGGTGGTTATTTATAATCTGGAAGCGACCTTTTACCCTGGGAGACAGGATTCAAATTGGAGAGTACTCAGGTGATGTTATAGATATACGAATATTTCAGTTTTCTTTAGTTGAGATTGGTGAATGGGTACAGGCAGATCAGAGTACCGGAAGGGTATTACATATTCCCAATGGGAAGGTATTAAATACCAGTGTGGCCAATTATACTGCCGGATTTGAGTATATATGGAACGAGATACCGGTGCTGGTAACCTTTGAAAGCAACTGGGAGAAGGCCAGACAAATATTACTGGATATTGTGAGTAAATATGTTGAGGATACTGAAAATATTGTTCGAAAAAAAAACTTAAACAGGCATCAAAAAAATACCTGA
- the rnhA gene encoding ribonuclease HI, whose protein sequence is MEPIKVYTDGACSGNPGPGGYAAVILNQGQERVVAGYEDETTNNRMELRAVIEALKEIKEGREVHVYSDSSYIINGMKSWIDDWKKRGWKTSSNKPVSNKDLWLKLDNLSSKFNIKFKKVKGHSGDEYNEKADSLARKQIEENSPE, encoded by the coding sequence ATGGAACCAATTAAAGTATATACAGATGGTGCCTGTTCCGGGAACCCGGGACCAGGTGGTTATGCTGCTGTTATATTGAATCAGGGGCAGGAAAGAGTAGTAGCCGGGTATGAAGATGAAACCACCAATAACAGGATGGAACTGAGGGCTGTAATAGAAGCTTTAAAAGAGATAAAAGAGGGTAGAGAGGTCCATGTTTATTCTGATTCAAGTTACATAATAAACGGTATGAAGAGCTGGATTGATGACTGGAAAAAACGGGGGTGGAAAACAAGTAGTAATAAACCTGTTTCCAATAAGGATCTGTGGTTAAAGCTTGATAATCTATCCAGTAAATTTAACATTAAGTTTAAAAAAGTAAAAGGACATTCAGGTGATGAATATAACGAAAAGGCTGATTCTCTGGCCAGGAAACAGATAGAAGAGAATAGTCCTGAATAA
- a CDS encoding Fur family transcriptional regulator, whose protein sequence is MVKNKRKKTRMTKQRKAILKVLKSTKSHPTADWVYEQVKEEIPNISLGTVYRNLNVLAEMGKIMVLDYGSTYSRYDGNPENHYHFKCLECGRVYDVDIPVKESLNKEVNENTAFKVTYHRTEFYGVCPECQNKN, encoded by the coding sequence ATGGTAAAAAATAAAAGAAAAAAGACAAGGATGACCAAACAACGCAAGGCCATACTTAAAGTATTAAAGAGCACAAAGTCCCATCCTACTGCTGACTGGGTTTATGAACAGGTAAAAGAAGAAATACCCAATATCAGTCTTGGTACTGTTTATAGAAATCTAAACGTACTGGCTGAAATGGGAAAAATAATGGTCCTGGATTATGGGAGTACCTACAGCCGTTATGACGGCAACCCTGAAAACCATTATCATTTTAAATGTTTGGAATGTGGGCGTGTTTATGATGTGGATATTCCAGTAAAAGAATCCCTTAATAAAGAAGTTAATGAAAATACTGCCTTTAAAGTCACTTATCATCGTACTGAATTTTACGGGGTATGTCCAGAATGTCAAAACAAAAATTAA
- the trpS gene encoding tryptophan--tRNA ligase, whose protein sequence is MAEKKKKRILTGDRPTGKLHLGHYVGSLQNRVRLQKEYDTFLIIADVQALTTNFETPEKLSRDVRQVATDYLAVGIDPEVTTIFVQSMVPEIAELTVFYSMIVTVNQLRHNPTIKSEAAQYGYNDMTYGFLGYPVSQAADITFCKANLVPVGEDQLPHIEQTRRIVRKFNNLYAPVFPEPEALVSDIPRLVGLDGKSKMSKSLDNAIYLSDSEEEVNRKVQKAVTDPARIRKTDPGHPEVCTVFEYHKAFNSDEVNEIEEKCRAGKIGCVACKKRLAEVLNNLLEPMRERRVKYEQNPDIVDEILMAGTKKVREIGKKTLEEVREAMHLNYFK, encoded by the coding sequence ATGGCAGAGAAAAAAAAGAAAAGGATATTAACAGGAGATAGGCCGACCGGGAAATTACACCTGGGTCATTATGTAGGGAGTCTGCAAAACAGGGTAAGATTACAAAAAGAATATGATACCTTTTTAATAATTGCTGATGTTCAGGCCCTGACAACCAATTTTGAAACACCTGAAAAGCTGTCCCGGGATGTCAGGCAGGTAGCCACAGATTATCTTGCTGTTGGGATAGACCCTGAAGTGACAACAATATTTGTTCAATCTATGGTACCTGAAATTGCAGAGTTGACTGTTTTTTATTCTATGATTGTTACTGTTAACCAATTACGGCATAATCCAACTATTAAGTCTGAAGCTGCCCAGTATGGCTATAATGATATGACATATGGTTTTCTGGGATATCCGGTTAGTCAGGCAGCTGACATTACTTTCTGTAAAGCCAATCTGGTCCCCGTAGGTGAAGATCAGCTTCCTCATATTGAGCAGACCAGAAGAATTGTAAGAAAATTTAACAATCTATATGCTCCTGTATTTCCAGAACCCGAAGCACTTGTCAGTGATATACCAAGGTTGGTTGGGCTTGATGGCAAAAGCAAAATGAGTAAAAGCCTGGATAATGCTATTTATCTTTCTGATAGTGAAGAAGAGGTTAATAGAAAGGTTCAAAAGGCGGTAACTGACCCGGCCCGTATCAGGAAAACTGATCCGGGACATCCTGAAGTTTGTACTGTTTTTGAGTATCATAAGGCTTTTAATTCAGATGAAGTTAATGAAATTGAGGAAAAATGTCGGGCTGGAAAAATTGGCTGTGTGGCCTGTAAAAAGCGTCTGGCAGAGGTTTTAAATAATCTACTGGAACCAATGAGGGAGCGCCGTGTTAAATATGAACAGAATCCTGATATTGTTGACGAAATATTAATGGCAGGCACTAAAAAAGTCAGGGAAATAGGCAAAAAGACACTTGAAGAAGTACGGGAGGCAATGCATTTAAATTATTTTAAGTAA
- a CDS encoding D-alanine--D-alanine ligase family protein: MSKLRLGVLFGGRSQEHEVSVMSARSVVKMAKKEKYKVIPFGITKKGQWVGPEESWNILNNGINEVKASKDRCITESVRVFLDHKLDIVFPVLHGPYGEDGKLQGFLDCLDIPYIGASVLSSAAGMDKEIMKNLFSYHKIPQARYRVYRQNHLENGLDGIISEIDRFLGWPCFVKPANMGSSIGVSKVHSPGEVKKALEKGFYYDRKLIFEEFVEGREIECSVLGNDQVEASLPGEILPGKEFYDYEAKYKDNKTRLVIPASLDESVIDKARNLAIKAFKAIDGNGFARVDFFLKNNGVLLVNEINTIPGFTQYSMYPKLWEATGLNYPDLIDKLIELALEDR, translated from the coding sequence GTGAGTAAATTAAGGCTTGGAGTTTTGTTTGGGGGACGCTCTCAGGAACATGAAGTTTCTGTTATGTCGGCCAGGTCAGTTGTCAAAATGGCCAAAAAAGAAAAATATAAGGTAATTCCCTTTGGTATAACCAAAAAAGGTCAATGGGTCGGACCCGAGGAATCGTGGAATATACTGAACAATGGAATAAATGAAGTTAAAGCCAGTAAAGATAGGTGTATTACAGAGAGTGTCAGGGTATTCCTGGATCACAAACTGGATATTGTTTTTCCTGTTTTACACGGTCCTTATGGAGAGGATGGCAAGCTTCAGGGATTTTTAGATTGTCTTGATATCCCCTATATAGGAGCCAGTGTTTTATCTTCGGCAGCCGGTATGGATAAGGAAATAATGAAAAACTTATTTAGCTATCATAAAATTCCCCAGGCCAGATACAGGGTTTATCGACAGAATCATTTAGAAAATGGACTGGATGGCATTATCTCAGAAATAGATCGATTTTTAGGATGGCCCTGTTTTGTTAAACCGGCTAATATGGGATCAAGCATCGGGGTCAGCAAGGTTCATTCTCCTGGGGAAGTAAAAAAGGCCCTGGAAAAGGGATTTTATTATGACCGTAAACTTATTTTTGAAGAATTTGTAGAGGGGCGAGAAATAGAGTGTTCAGTGCTGGGTAATGACCAGGTTGAAGCTTCACTACCCGGTGAAATTCTTCCCGGAAAAGAGTTTTATGATTACGAAGCTAAATATAAAGATAACAAAACCCGACTGGTGATACCTGCCTCTCTGGATGAAAGTGTTATTGATAAGGCCAGAAACCTGGCAATTAAAGCTTTTAAAGCTATTGATGGTAATGGGTTTGCCAGAGTTGATTTTTTCTTAAAGAATAACGGAGTGCTTTTAGTAAATGAGATTAATACAATACCTGGTTTTACTCAATATAGTATGTACCCCAAATTATGGGAAGCAACCGGTCTTAACTACCCTGATTTAATAGATAAATTAATAGAACTTGCCCTGGAGGACAGATAG
- a CDS encoding DNA polymerase IV gives MELDIMHVDMDAFFASVEQLDNPEFRRKPVIVGGIDLENRGVVSTASYEARKYGVKSAMSVVEARRLCPEGIFVKGRHSRYREISEKIFRIFNTYTPLVEKVSIDEAFLDLTGCHRLFGSSVEIGKKIKNKIKEQLGLTASIGLSYNKFLAKLASGMDKPDGFFIIDDNNVDKILNKLCVGEVWGIGKKTEQLLLSKGIKTVGMLRHLSKSDLKGILGKQGLQLYYLARGIDDRHVEPGSDIKSISHEETFSDDLIDPDEVMSHLMNMSERVARRLRKNCLKGSTVFIKVRYNNRVTLTRRTTIKEYVDDTDSIYRTGLLLIKKHNLLSKPIRLLGIGMANLTDNNGIQLSLFTDRVRKKRLTSTIDKIKDRYGEKSITRGRNLT, from the coding sequence ATGGAATTGGATATTATGCATGTAGATATGGATGCCTTTTTTGCCTCTGTGGAACAGCTCGACAATCCTGAATTTAGAAGGAAACCGGTCATTGTAGGTGGAATAGATTTGGAAAATCGCGGTGTGGTATCCACTGCTTCATACGAAGCCCGCAAATACGGGGTAAAGTCTGCTATGTCAGTGGTAGAGGCCAGGCGGCTTTGCCCTGAAGGTATTTTTGTAAAAGGGAGGCATAGCAGGTACCGGGAAATTTCAGAAAAAATATTCAGGATATTTAATACTTATACTCCTCTGGTGGAGAAGGTTTCTATAGATGAAGCCTTTCTTGATTTAACAGGCTGTCATCGCCTCTTTGGTTCTTCTGTTGAAATTGGTAAAAAAATAAAGAACAAAATAAAAGAGCAGCTCGGATTAACTGCTTCCATTGGTTTGTCATATAATAAGTTTCTGGCCAAGCTTGCATCTGGAATGGATAAACCAGATGGCTTTTTTATCATTGATGATAATAATGTAGACAAAATTCTCAACAAATTATGTGTTGGTGAGGTCTGGGGGATAGGAAAAAAGACAGAGCAATTACTTTTAAGTAAAGGGATAAAAACAGTTGGTATGTTAAGGCATTTATCTAAATCAGATTTAAAAGGTATACTGGGAAAACAGGGACTTCAACTATATTATCTGGCCAGAGGAATTGATGACCGTCATGTGGAGCCTGGAAGTGATATAAAATCAATAAGCCATGAAGAAACTTTCAGTGATGACCTTATAGACCCTGATGAGGTTATGTCCCATTTGATGAATATGTCGGAACGTGTGGCGCGTCGTTTAAGAAAAAACTGCTTGAAAGGGAGTACAGTATTTATTAAGGTAAGATATAATAACAGGGTTACCCTGACTCGCCGAACTACCATAAAGGAGTATGTTGATGATACAGATAGTATTTATAGGACAGGTTTATTATTAATTAAAAAACACAACTTATTAAGTAAACCCATAAGGCTTCTGGGAATAGGTATGGCTAATCTTACCGACAATAATGGCATTCAGTTATCATTATTTACTGACAGAGTAAGGAAAAAAAGGCTTACTTCTACTATCGATAAAATAAAAGATCGTTATGGAGAAAAGAGTATTACCAGAGGTCGAAATCTGACATAA